Proteins from one uncultured Anaeromusa sp. genomic window:
- a CDS encoding cupin domain-containing protein gives MISHIDNVNAVAMKIPGAEKAWKKVCISPQEGWEGYVMRVFELEPGGNTPEHTHPWPHINYFLQGEGTVYLDGTAHEVKAGSFAYIPSNALHKMINRGEDVFRFICIVPEEGEG, from the coding sequence ATGATTTCTCATATTGACAACGTGAACGCAGTGGCCATGAAGATTCCCGGGGCGGAAAAAGCATGGAAAAAAGTATGTATTTCCCCGCAAGAAGGTTGGGAAGGCTATGTAATGCGAGTGTTTGAACTGGAACCAGGCGGGAACACGCCGGAGCATACGCATCCGTGGCCGCATATCAATTATTTTCTGCAAGGAGAAGGGACCGTTTATTTGGACGGAACGGCTCATGAGGTGAAAGCCGGTTCTTTTGCTTATATCCCTTCTAATGCGCTGCATAAGATGATCAATCGAGGCGAAGACGTATTTCGCTTCATTTGCATTGTACCTGAAGAGGGAGAAGGCTGA
- a CDS encoding flavodoxin family protein has protein sequence MRKVLVLYCSARKTGNSATLAVSFIKGALTKGHQVTEYFIPDKTIAPCLGCNYCQTHQGECIQKDDMQEVSRLLQEHDTLVIASPVYYLGFPGSFKLLLDRTYNESVIGRKITASILLTTACKQEAFVTNTLVQYYRSLADYLGWKNLGVISAQGVESPGEIAGLPCLDAAFQLGLEL, from the coding sequence ATGAGAAAAGTATTGGTTCTATATTGCAGCGCTAGAAAAACTGGCAATTCCGCAACACTGGCTGTTTCATTCATTAAAGGCGCCCTCACGAAAGGTCACCAGGTTACAGAATATTTTATTCCCGATAAAACCATCGCGCCTTGCTTAGGCTGCAACTATTGCCAAACACATCAAGGAGAATGCATCCAAAAAGATGACATGCAAGAAGTTTCTCGCTTATTGCAAGAACACGATACGCTCGTCATTGCGTCACCTGTGTATTATCTCGGTTTCCCTGGCAGTTTCAAGCTTCTGTTGGATCGGACCTATAACGAAAGCGTCATCGGCCGAAAAATCACTGCCAGCATCCTATTAACAACCGCTTGCAAACAAGAGGCTTTTGTTACAAACACCCTAGTGCAATACTATCGGTCCCTTGCTGACTATCTAGGCTGGAAAAACCTTGGCGTTATCAGTGCGCAGGGAGTTGAATCTCCTGGTGAAATCGCTGGCCTTCCTTGCCTTGATGCTGCATTTCAGCTAGGTTTGGAACTATAA
- a CDS encoding LysR family transcriptional regulator: MDFKLLRSFKIVAELENISHAATALGYAQSTITTQIQQVENELEVKLFERLGNRICLTEAGRTFLEYTEQILFTMDRAKENLKHASQPCGVLKIAGIHSLCASIMPGLVKEYKEKYPNVKLEIVTGTIGDVLEKVKIGNVDVALYMDFAEAPKDVLVAFEKRNPLCFLCGPDNPLRYKTNLTLKDIEKEPFLVTEKECRYRKKFEQMFEARRLTPAIYFETGNTEIIKKFVENNIGIALLPEVAVQSEIKEGKLVKLDVAEKIEEPFIRLIYHKDKWLAAAITKFAELMSALLV; encoded by the coding sequence ATGGACTTCAAATTGCTGCGTAGTTTTAAGATTGTTGCGGAACTTGAGAATATAAGTCATGCTGCAACAGCATTGGGGTATGCGCAATCAACTATTACAACCCAGATTCAACAAGTGGAAAACGAGCTAGAGGTGAAACTGTTTGAACGTTTGGGTAATCGAATTTGTCTGACGGAAGCGGGAAGAACCTTCTTAGAATATACGGAGCAAATTCTTTTTACCATGGATCGTGCGAAAGAAAATTTGAAGCATGCCAGCCAGCCTTGTGGAGTATTAAAAATAGCAGGGATTCATTCATTATGCGCCAGTATCATGCCTGGTCTTGTAAAAGAATACAAAGAAAAGTATCCAAATGTAAAACTTGAAATTGTAACAGGAACGATTGGAGACGTACTTGAGAAGGTGAAAATAGGCAACGTTGACGTGGCTTTATATATGGACTTTGCAGAAGCGCCTAAAGATGTGCTTGTCGCCTTTGAGAAAAGAAATCCGCTCTGCTTTTTGTGCGGACCTGATAATCCGCTTCGCTATAAAACAAATCTCACACTCAAGGATATCGAAAAAGAACCCTTTCTGGTTACAGAAAAAGAATGTCGGTATCGCAAGAAATTTGAGCAGATGTTCGAGGCGAGACGATTAACGCCTGCTATTTATTTTGAAACAGGAAATACAGAGATTATTAAAAAATTTGTAGAGAACAACATAGGCATTGCGTTACTACCGGAGGTTGCGGTCCAGTCGGAAATTAAAGAAGGAAAGCTGGTAAAATTAGATGTTGCTGAAAAGATAGAAGAACCTTTTATTCGGCTTATTTATCATAAAGACAAGTGGCTTGCCGCTGCTATAACGAAATTTGCGGAGTTGATGAGTGCGCTGTTAGTATGA
- a CDS encoding desulfoferrodoxin family protein: MAKNLGIYRCAACGYTLEVVELGQKKFTCGEASYARTCFIADAIVTCCDKPMELLEPNTVEASTEKHLPVATFTDDGKLNVKVGSVAHPMLTEHFIQWITIVYNDTVQRITLEAGQAPEATFCVCNAAEVDVYAYCNLHGLWKSTVKK, encoded by the coding sequence ATGGCTAAGAATTTGGGGATTTACCGTTGTGCCGCTTGTGGTTATACCCTGGAAGTAGTTGAGCTGGGACAAAAGAAATTCACTTGTGGCGAAGCTTCCTATGCGCGGACTTGCTTCATTGCCGATGCCATTGTCACTTGCTGCGACAAACCCATGGAGCTATTGGAACCAAACACAGTAGAAGCTTCTACCGAAAAGCACTTGCCTGTAGCTACATTTACGGATGACGGCAAACTAAACGTTAAAGTAGGCAGCGTTGCCCATCCTATGTTGACAGAGCATTTCATCCAATGGATTACCATTGTCTATAACGACACAGTACAGCGCATTACTCTGGAGGCTGGTCAAGCGCCGGAAGCAACTTTCTGCGTCTGTAACGCCGCCGAAGTTGACGTCTATGCCTATTGCAATCTCCATGGACTTTGGAAAAGCACTGTGAAAAAATAA
- the katG gene encoding catalase/peroxidase HPI yields MSEESKCPVTGMTRKAVAGGGTSNRDWWPNQVNLKILHQNSSLSNPMGASFNYAEEFKTLDLDAVKKDLYALMTDSQDWWPADYGHYGPLFIRMAWHSAGTYRLGDGRGGAGSGTQRLAPLNSWPDNVNLDKARRLLWPIKKKYGQKLSWADLMILAGNCALESMGFKTFGFAGGREDAWEPEEDIYWGSEGEWLGDKRYSGERDLENPLAAVQMGLIYVNPEGPNGNPDPVASGKDVRDTFARMAMNDEETVALVAGGHTFGKCHGAGPATFVGPEPEAAGLEEQGLGWKSSYKSGKGGDAIGSGIEGAWKPNPIKWDMGYLEVLFKYEWELVKSPAGANQWLAKDVDDEDMIVDAHDPSKKHRPMMTTADLSLRYDPIYEPIARHFLARPAEFEDAFARAWFKLTHRDMGPRARYLGPEVPAEELIWQDPVPLMEHELIEGSDIAALKDKLLSSGLSIFQLVSTAWASASTFRGSDKRGGANGARIRLAPQKDWEVNQPAELGHVLQTLGKIQADFNQGQKGNKKVSLADLIVLGGCAGLEEAAKNAGSQIVVPFRPGRTDASQEQTEIHSFAVLEPKADGFRNYLQGKYSVLAEEMLVDRAQLLTLTAPEMTVLLGGLRVLDINFGKSQHGVFTKRPGQLTNDFFVNLLDMGTVWNPKDGDANVFEGRSRSSGELKWTGTRVDLVFGSNSQLRAIAEVYGCVDSQDKFLHDFVAAWNKVMNADRFELV; encoded by the coding sequence ATGAGCGAAGAAAGCAAATGCCCGGTGACTGGTATGACCCGTAAAGCAGTGGCAGGAGGTGGAACCTCTAACCGTGATTGGTGGCCAAACCAGGTAAACCTTAAGATTTTGCATCAAAACTCCTCTCTTTCCAATCCAATGGGTGCGTCTTTTAACTATGCGGAAGAATTTAAGACTCTGGATCTGGATGCGGTAAAGAAAGACCTGTATGCCTTGATGACCGACTCGCAGGACTGGTGGCCTGCTGATTATGGTCATTACGGGCCTTTGTTTATTCGCATGGCTTGGCACAGTGCCGGAACCTATCGTCTGGGAGACGGCCGCGGCGGCGCGGGGAGCGGTACGCAGCGCTTAGCTCCCTTAAACAGTTGGCCGGATAATGTGAACCTGGATAAAGCGCGTCGGTTGTTGTGGCCGATAAAGAAGAAATATGGTCAGAAGCTTTCCTGGGCTGATTTGATGATTTTGGCTGGTAACTGCGCTCTCGAATCCATGGGCTTTAAAACCTTTGGCTTTGCCGGTGGGCGTGAAGATGCATGGGAGCCGGAAGAGGATATTTACTGGGGTTCTGAAGGCGAATGGTTGGGCGATAAACGGTATTCCGGGGAACGGGACCTGGAAAACCCCCTGGCCGCAGTGCAGATGGGCCTAATTTATGTGAACCCTGAAGGTCCGAACGGCAATCCGGACCCGGTTGCTTCCGGCAAGGATGTGCGAGATACCTTTGCCCGGATGGCGATGAATGACGAGGAGACGGTGGCTCTTGTCGCCGGAGGACATACCTTTGGCAAATGCCATGGGGCGGGACCGGCGACCTTTGTCGGCCCGGAGCCGGAAGCTGCTGGACTCGAAGAACAGGGGCTGGGCTGGAAAAGCAGCTATAAGAGCGGCAAAGGCGGCGACGCCATTGGCAGCGGTATCGAAGGAGCGTGGAAGCCTAATCCGATCAAATGGGATATGGGTTATTTAGAGGTGCTCTTTAAATATGAATGGGAACTAGTTAAGAGCCCCGCGGGAGCGAATCAGTGGCTGGCTAAAGACGTAGATGATGAAGACATGATCGTGGATGCCCATGACCCGTCGAAGAAGCATCGTCCCATGATGACGACGGCGGACCTCTCCTTACGTTATGATCCCATTTATGAACCCATTGCCCGGCATTTTCTGGCCCGTCCGGCGGAGTTTGAAGACGCTTTTGCCCGGGCCTGGTTTAAACTGACACACCGCGACATGGGGCCGCGCGCTCGGTATCTGGGACCGGAAGTGCCAGCAGAAGAGCTTATTTGGCAAGATCCGGTACCGCTGATGGAACATGAGTTAATTGAGGGAAGTGATATTGCTGCGCTTAAAGATAAGCTTCTTTCCTCTGGGCTGTCGATTTTTCAGTTGGTTTCTACGGCTTGGGCGTCTGCCTCTACCTTCCGGGGTTCGGATAAGCGCGGCGGCGCGAACGGCGCTCGTATCCGCTTGGCGCCCCAGAAAGACTGGGAAGTCAATCAACCTGCAGAGCTCGGCCATGTGCTGCAGACCTTGGGAAAAATTCAGGCAGACTTCAATCAAGGGCAAAAGGGGAATAAGAAGGTTTCCTTGGCGGATTTGATTGTTCTTGGCGGTTGCGCTGGCCTTGAAGAAGCTGCAAAGAATGCGGGCAGCCAGATCGTAGTTCCTTTCAGACCAGGGCGTACCGATGCTTCTCAAGAGCAGACGGAAATTCACTCCTTTGCGGTGCTGGAGCCTAAGGCGGATGGGTTCCGCAACTATCTGCAAGGAAAATACTCTGTACTTGCGGAGGAAATGCTGGTGGATCGGGCGCAACTGCTGACTCTCACTGCGCCGGAGATGACGGTGCTTTTGGGCGGCCTGCGTGTGTTGGACATCAATTTTGGCAAGTCTCAGCATGGCGTTTTTACTAAGAGACCAGGGCAGCTCACCAATGATTTCTTTGTGAACCTGCTCGATATGGGGACGGTCTGGAATCCGAAAGACGGCGACGCTAATGTATTTGAAGGACGCAGCCGCAGCAGCGGCGAGCTTAAGTGGACCGGTACGCGTGTAGATCTTGTATTTGGTTCTAATTCACAACTGCGAGCGATTGCAGAAGTGTATGGTTGCGTGGATTCGCAAGACAAGTTCCTGCATGATTTTGTGGCGGCCTGGAACAAGGTGATGAATGCGGATCGCTTTGAGCTTGTTTGA
- a CDS encoding DUF5320 domain-containing protein — protein MPRRDGTGPMGQGPLSGRKTGACGGQGKGQGAGGMGKGMGRGAGQGFGQGMAQGNRGAISTQGSELLAKEELLQEKKMLQQRLEMINKDLEKV, from the coding sequence ATGCCAAGAAGAGATGGAACGGGGCCAATGGGCCAAGGGCCGCTTAGTGGTCGCAAGACGGGGGCGTGTGGTGGACAAGGAAAGGGGCAAGGCGCAGGCGGCATGGGAAAAGGTATGGGGCGTGGAGCTGGTCAGGGATTTGGGCAAGGAATGGCACAGGGAAATCGCGGAGCGATTAGTACGCAAGGCAGTGAGCTCTTAGCGAAAGAAGAACTGCTGCAAGAAAAAAAGATGCTCCAACAAAGGCTAGAAATGATTAACAAGGACTTGGAAAAAGTGTAA
- a CDS encoding DUF134 domain-containing protein, whose amino-acid sequence MPRPRKWRRICELPQIDSFGPLVPAASQQEVVIMTVDEYETIRWIDVEGLLQEECAVRMNVARTTVQKIYNDARRKLGLALVKGRTLRIEGGEYRLCEEEEPVMQCGRCHRRRHGRYDESLD is encoded by the coding sequence GTGCCAAGACCCAGAAAATGGCGTCGTATCTGTGAACTTCCACAAATAGATTCGTTTGGACCGCTTGTGCCTGCGGCCTCTCAGCAAGAAGTCGTTATTATGACAGTTGACGAATATGAAACCATTCGTTGGATTGATGTAGAAGGTTTGCTGCAGGAAGAATGCGCAGTTCGTATGAATGTAGCTCGGACAACGGTGCAAAAAATATATAACGACGCTCGGCGCAAGTTAGGTCTGGCTTTAGTAAAAGGGAGGACGCTTCGTATAGAGGGCGGTGAGTACCGGCTTTGTGAAGAAGAAGAGCCGGTTATGCAGTGCGGCAGATGTCATCGCCGAAGACATGGAAGGTATGATGAATCATTGGATTGA
- a CDS encoding DUF134 domain-containing protein: MPRPTKERAVGMIPPWARFKPAGIPIEELDDENITVEEMEALRLADLEGMDQDQASQCMDVSKPTFCRVLMQARQKVARALWQAKCLQVEGGNFRLEKGCPRGKSLWRCESCGHQWRGRCARGRCGGESHCPKCGGDQVRLDD, from the coding sequence ATGCCAAGACCGACAAAAGAACGCGCAGTTGGGATGATACCGCCTTGGGCACGGTTCAAACCGGCAGGAATACCGATAGAAGAATTGGATGACGAGAATATTACGGTTGAAGAGATGGAAGCTTTGCGGCTGGCTGATTTGGAAGGAATGGATCAGGACCAAGCTTCGCAATGCATGGATGTGTCCAAACCGACTTTTTGCCGGGTGCTCATGCAGGCACGGCAAAAGGTGGCTCGCGCTCTTTGGCAGGCAAAATGTCTGCAAGTCGAAGGCGGAAATTTTCGCTTGGAAAAAGGATGTCCCCGCGGAAAAAGTCTGTGGAGATGCGAGTCTTGTGGTCATCAGTGGCGAGGCCGTTGTGCAAGAGGGCGTTGCGGTGGAGAGAGCCATTGCCCTAAGTGCGGAGGAGATCAAGTGCGCTTAGATGATTGA
- a CDS encoding NifB/NifX family molybdenum-iron cluster-binding protein, which yields MKVVITAQNEQPGQVMELRFGRAPFFCVYDTESGKWESVNNTTNMNAAQGAGIQAAQAVERLGAKVVITGHVGPKAFRVLEANQAEVYLAQEGLTVEAAMEAWKAGKLQRQLQADVEGHW from the coding sequence ATGAAAGTAGTAATTACCGCTCAAAATGAGCAACCGGGACAAGTGATGGAATTGCGCTTTGGCAGGGCGCCTTTTTTCTGTGTATATGACACAGAAAGCGGTAAATGGGAAAGTGTAAATAACACCACCAATATGAATGCGGCTCAAGGCGCTGGGATTCAAGCGGCGCAAGCTGTAGAACGTTTGGGGGCCAAAGTGGTTATTACAGGCCACGTCGGTCCAAAGGCGTTTCGGGTATTGGAAGCCAATCAGGCTGAAGTGTATTTGGCTCAAGAAGGGTTAACAGTAGAAGCCGCCATGGAAGCCTGGAAAGCAGGCAAACTGCAGCGTCAGCTTCAAGCGGATGTAGAAGGTCATTGGTAA
- a CDS encoding NifB/NifX family molybdenum-iron cluster-binding protein codes for MEKYGVPTYQGMLCAHFGHCEQFAIVAVENGQVQGLEMLTPPPHEPGVIPNWLAQQGVHKVIAGGMGVKAQMIFATHGIEVVCGASAQEPRELVRLYLAGQLVQGDNPCSHEEGQPCTGHK; via the coding sequence ATGGAAAAGTATGGAGTACCAACCTATCAGGGAATGTTGTGCGCTCATTTTGGTCATTGCGAGCAGTTTGCTATTGTAGCCGTAGAGAATGGCCAGGTACAGGGGCTGGAAATGCTGACGCCGCCGCCGCATGAACCAGGAGTTATTCCTAACTGGCTGGCGCAGCAGGGCGTGCATAAAGTGATTGCCGGAGGCATGGGGGTTAAGGCTCAGATGATTTTCGCTACCCATGGCATTGAAGTAGTCTGCGGTGCATCGGCGCAAGAGCCGCGAGAACTAGTGCGCTTGTATTTGGCCGGACAACTGGTGCAAGGTGATAATCCTTGCTCTCATGAAGAGGGACAGCCCTGCACTGGTCATAAGTAA
- a CDS encoding TIGR03905 family TSCPD domain-containing protein, which yields MKYKTVGSCAKEISFEIHDGKLSQVFFKGGCPGNLRAISILLEGMDVQDVIDKFSGNLCRNGTSCTDQLAQALEEWQKSQERTA from the coding sequence ATGAAATATAAAACCGTCGGATCTTGTGCAAAAGAAATATCCTTTGAAATTCATGATGGCAAATTGAGTCAAGTCTTCTTTAAAGGAGGCTGTCCCGGTAATTTACGGGCCATTAGCATTTTATTGGAAGGAATGGACGTGCAAGACGTGATTGATAAATTTAGCGGTAATCTTTGCCGCAATGGTACTTCCTGCACGGATCAGTTGGCGCAAGCATTGGAGGAATGGCAAAAAAGCCAAGAACGTACTGCATGA
- a CDS encoding 4Fe-4S binding protein, whose translation MRISIASGKGGTGKTTLTTLMMQKAPTDSIIWVDCDVEAPDGDVFGEVEWRQEQVVTRQVPELFGECIGCGTCADLCRFQALAMAGGKPMVFPELCHSCGVCVRHCPAQVLRERPEEVGQVRCGVWRKDGQEHVYIQGLLKIGSVASTVVIDAAKKAAAAGKPELTLVDCPPGTTCSMVAAVKGSDCCILVTEPSLFGIHDLRGALSVAARIGIPAGVVLNKSDGSHLEKEVEKLCQTMNVPLLLRIPYSREFAQKYAAGNIDTQISVDWPNFWLQVRALAKGDKA comes from the coding sequence ATGCGTATTAGCATTGCCAGCGGCAAAGGCGGTACTGGAAAGACTACTCTGACGACATTGATGATGCAGAAAGCGCCAACAGATAGTATTATTTGGGTTGATTGTGATGTAGAAGCGCCTGATGGCGATGTTTTTGGCGAGGTAGAGTGGCGTCAGGAACAAGTAGTGACGAGGCAAGTTCCTGAATTGTTCGGCGAGTGTATTGGATGTGGTACTTGTGCGGATCTATGTCGTTTTCAAGCCCTGGCTATGGCTGGGGGAAAACCAATGGTATTTCCGGAATTATGCCATTCTTGCGGTGTTTGTGTCCGACATTGTCCGGCGCAGGTATTGCGGGAGCGGCCAGAAGAAGTGGGGCAGGTGCGCTGTGGTGTTTGGCGAAAAGACGGGCAGGAACATGTATATATTCAAGGACTGCTCAAAATTGGCAGCGTAGCAAGCACAGTCGTAATTGATGCGGCTAAAAAAGCGGCAGCTGCAGGAAAGCCGGAGTTGACCCTTGTTGATTGTCCTCCTGGAACTACCTGTTCCATGGTAGCGGCTGTCAAAGGGAGCGATTGCTGCATTTTGGTTACGGAACCAAGCTTGTTTGGCATTCATGATTTGAGAGGCGCTCTTTCTGTCGCAGCCAGGATTGGCATTCCGGCGGGAGTTGTGCTCAATAAAAGCGATGGAAGTCATCTGGAAAAAGAAGTAGAAAAACTATGCCAGACTATGAACGTGCCGCTCCTTTTGCGGATTCCTTATTCTAGGGAATTTGCCCAAAAATATGCTGCTGGGAATATCGATACGCAGATTTCGGTGGATTGGCCGAATTTTTGGCTGCAAGTGAGAGCGTTGGCCAAGGGGGATAAAGCATGA
- a CDS encoding ATP-binding protein: MKEIVVLSGKGGSGKTSVSAALARILEKKVLVDCDVDAANFYLTLNAKEIERQPFFAGLEAFVDQALCTSCGKCEEVCRFGAITSAGVVDELACEGCGACALVCPQKAVDMRERQAGCWLVSESPFGTLVHAELGIAIENSGKLVSQVRREAKERALLQGAEWLLVDGPPGVGCPTIASLTGADAVLLVLEPTGSGLADAKRLVALAKHFEVPVLACINKATLHEGQTAIARKWIADSGLVPVGELPYHEAFRKASSEGCSIWESGGKELQTAIQLLWQNVQKAL; this comes from the coding sequence ATGAAAGAAATTGTTGTGCTAAGCGGCAAAGGCGGCAGTGGCAAAACTTCGGTGAGTGCTGCGTTGGCGCGCATTTTAGAAAAAAAGGTTTTGGTGGATTGCGATGTTGATGCCGCTAATTTTTATCTGACGCTGAACGCGAAAGAAATTGAAAGGCAACCTTTTTTTGCGGGGCTGGAAGCGTTTGTCGATCAAGCTCTTTGTACGAGCTGCGGGAAATGTGAAGAAGTGTGTCGCTTTGGTGCTATTACTAGCGCCGGAGTAGTAGACGAGCTTGCTTGTGAAGGCTGCGGCGCCTGTGCATTGGTATGTCCGCAAAAAGCGGTGGATATGAGGGAACGGCAGGCAGGCTGTTGGCTGGTATCGGAAAGTCCCTTTGGGACTTTGGTACATGCGGAATTGGGCATTGCAATTGAAAATTCGGGGAAGTTAGTTTCTCAGGTGCGTCGGGAGGCTAAAGAACGGGCTCTGCTGCAGGGGGCGGAATGGCTTTTGGTCGACGGTCCTCCCGGTGTAGGCTGTCCTACGATTGCTTCTTTAACCGGGGCTGATGCTGTGCTGTTGGTATTAGAACCGACAGGAAGCGGCTTGGCTGATGCGAAACGCTTAGTGGCGCTGGCAAAACACTTTGAAGTTCCGGTGCTGGCATGTATTAATAAGGCGACCTTGCATGAGGGGCAAACAGCCATTGCTAGAAAATGGATTGCGGATTCGGGGCTTGTGCCGGTAGGCGAACTTCCTTATCATGAAGCCTTTCGCAAGGCGTCTTCCGAAGGCTGCAGCATTTGGGAAAGCGGCGGCAAAGAGCTGCAGACAGCAATCCAACTATTATGGCAGAACGTGCAAAAAGCGTTATAG
- a CDS encoding Mrp/NBP35 family ATP-binding protein: MSEMTKIEKNLAGIKRRWLVMSGKGGVGKSTVTAQLAVRLAAKGWKVGVLDADLHGPSQSGIFGMRGQQHTAVGDRIQPFTHGPNVKVVTMQGLLNTPDEALIWRGPLKIGLIQQLLGDTDWGNLDVLLMDSPPGTGDEPLTLVQDVPQCEGIVVTTPQEVSLADVRKSLNFAAAVKLPLRGLIENMSGFICPDCGHCHYPFGQGGGENLAAERNISFLGALPLDPLVMLGGDQGLPDQAGSPACEEAWEQVIAKLMQE; the protein is encoded by the coding sequence ATGAGTGAAATGACGAAGATCGAGAAAAATCTTGCAGGCATTAAACGCCGCTGGCTGGTTATGAGCGGTAAAGGAGGCGTGGGTAAAAGCACGGTAACCGCGCAGTTAGCAGTCCGTCTGGCGGCTAAAGGCTGGAAAGTGGGCGTGTTGGACGCGGACTTGCACGGACCGAGCCAAAGCGGCATTTTTGGCATGCGGGGGCAACAGCATACAGCTGTAGGGGATAGAATTCAGCCCTTTACTCATGGACCGAACGTCAAAGTGGTTACAATGCAGGGATTGCTCAATACACCTGACGAAGCATTGATTTGGCGCGGGCCTTTGAAGATTGGCCTGATACAGCAGCTTCTTGGCGATACCGATTGGGGAAACCTGGATGTGCTCTTAATGGACAGCCCTCCTGGCACCGGTGATGAGCCTTTAACCTTGGTTCAAGATGTGCCGCAATGTGAAGGAATCGTAGTGACAACCCCGCAAGAGGTTTCATTGGCGGATGTGCGAAAATCGCTGAATTTTGCGGCGGCTGTTAAGCTGCCTTTGCGAGGGTTGATTGAAAATATGAGTGGATTTATTTGCCCTGATTGCGGGCATTGCCATTATCCTTTTGGTCAAGGGGGCGGAGAGAACTTGGCGGCGGAGAGAAATATTTCCTTTTTAGGCGCCTTGCCTTTAGATCCTTTGGTTATGCTGGGAGGCGATCAAGGTCTTCCGGATCAGGCCGGTTCTCCAGCTTGTGAAGAAGCATGGGAGCAAGTTATTGCTAAATTGATGCAAGAGTAA
- a CDS encoding DUF1847 domain-containing protein, which yields MKCAQCGHKNCYKIGQNCLGWSVEDVKEQYHGRDLEMMQAAACTEGRYYLKLTRLEESVEFAKLLGTKKIGLAFCIGLAEEAKLIEAYFAKFFEVHSVCCKVCAIEKNKLDLEPIKAGTKEVMCNPKVQAAVLNKEATELNFTVGLCVGHDMLFTSASAAPVSCLAAKDRVMAHNPLGAIYSRYWRRKLGILPEGQV from the coding sequence ATGAAATGTGCGCAATGCGGACATAAAAATTGCTATAAAATCGGACAAAACTGTTTAGGCTGGTCCGTAGAGGACGTGAAAGAACAGTACCACGGAAGAGATTTGGAAATGATGCAGGCTGCAGCCTGCACGGAAGGCCGCTATTATCTGAAGCTGACCCGTCTGGAAGAAAGTGTAGAATTTGCCAAGCTTTTAGGAACCAAGAAAATTGGGTTGGCTTTTTGCATCGGTTTAGCTGAAGAAGCTAAGTTGATCGAAGCGTATTTTGCCAAGTTTTTTGAAGTTCATTCGGTTTGCTGCAAGGTTTGCGCTATTGAAAAAAATAAACTGGACTTAGAGCCGATAAAAGCCGGTACTAAAGAGGTTATGTGTAATCCTAAAGTGCAGGCTGCGGTATTGAATAAAGAAGCGACAGAATTGAACTTTACCGTGGGCCTTTGCGTAGGGCATGATATGCTGTTTACTTCTGCGTCTGCAGCGCCTGTATCATGCTTAGCGGCTAAGGATCGCGTTATGGCCCATAATCCCTTGGGCGCTATTTATTCAAGGTATTGGCGCAGGAAGCTGGGCATACTGCCGGAGGGGCAGGTATAA